The genomic stretch CGATAGAGCAACTGGGTTATGAGATAATGGTTTTCTGAGCAAACCCAAACTGTTGAGAGGTTACCCATCTCAAAAAATTTTAGAGAGGATGCAGGACTTGCCTTCTGTGAATACCCATCTACTTGATTTTGTACTATGTAGTTTCCTTTCTAGAAAATCTAAATTcatggtgaaaaagaaaaaggaagagaaactcTCATCTTTGTTTAAAGATCAAATTTTCACTATATTACAATCTTATTTATGGaaattcgatttttttttttctttattacttGGAAAGAAGGGGATTTTGAAAGTTCAAGGCACGGAAGAATAGAAGAGTTTGTGTATTTAATCTATTATCGAATCCATTGCTATGAGAATCCCCACAACACTATTACAGCAGTGATTGTAATAAGTTCtccttctatttattttctttttatgttcCTGAGACAATACTGTGAAATCTTACTCTGAGGTATAATTTTTGAGAGAGTAACCTCTGATACTGAGATCTTGAGAGATTTTTGTGAGGTTTGAGattattttctcttccttttcggGAATGGATCATCATCCAGAGAAGGATGAACAAGAGGTTCTGGAATGTGCAGAGAGCAAAGACAAAGAGGTTTTTCCTGATAGGATGAGGGTTTTCGCTGTAGATGATAATATTGTAAGAGATTCTTTACCATTGCTGTAAAATTCTTTCCGCCATGATCCTCTACTATACACCCCAGTTCTTGAACTCCGCTATTGCGCATCCCCTCACACCCACTGCGCCTTGGCCGTGACCTCCACTGCCTCGACAGCCTTGCTGCCACCTACTGTGCGCATCCACAATACCGGaggggaagaggagaagaagagtcaGGTTCTGTCGGTTTGCAGGGAAGGTTCGCTGCCttctgaggaagaagaagaacaggaaaaggagaagatggaagaggaggaagagaaagatggGTCCCACATAACTGGCCTGGAGCTTGGCAGACTACCTATGACCAAAACTTTTGGAGCCTCCGACGGTGTTGCAAGAACATTTGAACTTGCCAGCGGTGGTGATGCTTCGGGCACACTGACTGGAGAAGGGGTCATGGTTGGGGGAGTAGACCGGAGCGGCAACAAGTGAGGTCAAAGGAACAATTGGGCGGAAAAAGACCGTGGAGCGGCGGTATTGGGCAGGTTTTGTAAGACCTTGCCACATGAacgaatgagattttttatgtttcatctaacggttaaaatcctactagcataccttattcctaggtaatgcgctagcatacctatccctctccctatatatatttctaggactaaaaaagaacaaaaacacatgaaatgCATATTAACAGAAATATATCTTCTGTGATGTGGTGTTGGTGgcggtgatggtggtggtggtggtggtagcaGTTGTGGCAGTGGgggtggtggcggtggcggtggtgggGGCAGTGGCAGGGGCGATGGAGGCAATGGTAGTGGCGGCGGTGGTGGTAGCAGCAGTGGAGAGTCGAGACTCGTATAAGCTGGGTCTTTTTTATTTCCGTTTTTCAAAAACCACTTTCAATTTGCTTCTCAAATGACCAAGAAATGTGCTTTTTCTACCCAAttcattcccaaaaaaaaaaaaaaaaaccagatgtCACATACATATTCTGCTCCAAATGTATTCCAAAAAACACACAAACACCAGATTTTTTTAAAACGTTGTCATACGCATCCTAGAAGACTACACCATCAAGTGCTATTGAAGCAGGATCATTGAAGGCTTCACTCCTTCCCTATGCCTACAAAACATAAGAGATTTTTAGAGTTTTTCTTAACAGATTTCAATCCACTGTAACAACGGATCCTGCCCCTATTTTGACTGCAGACAACCCTTCTTAAGACATCCTTCGCTGGTGGTTAGTTCACGACAGTGAGTTACCATTTCTGGACTTCACTTTCTAATTCTGATATCCATTGATATCTAGCATCCAGCCTTCAGTTTTGGCTGATATTTCAAAGAGTTATTCAACCTTATAAGACCTACCTTTGATTGGAACATAAGCTCTATCTGAGGTGCTGAGTTGCTAATTCTGTTAGCACTTTATTTTCTGGGTATTAGCCTAATGTTATGCTGTTGATGGACCTTAACCAGTACTGTATTGTCTTCTGTGAATAAAAATCATACTTGGGTACTGTTAGGATTTGTTAAGGGTTTAAAGGGTCAGAGCATCCTGCTGTTGGTTGCTAAAAggtgtttttgttattttataatGCTGGAACAGGTGAACTGTTTGTACTGTTGATCATATAGGAAGATCCTACTGTAAGGTTCTAAGTTGGCtaactgatggagggccttagggaagcttgaaggagggccttagggaagaaagggaagaaaaccctgaatgaactcagagttgtagggaagaagagaagaatcacacaaagggggagggggcagAAGGTCTCACGACCAAGCAAACCACAAGGTTtcaactaattaattaattcatcatcCAAAATCTGTCCAattacttgggttacatgcctttatataataaactgaaattaaacttgcctaataaaatctaaaattaaattagcaactcctaatttgcttcctaaattctaactaatgaaattagaaacaaaataaaacttaaattaaTAACTCCTTAATTGACTATTAACTACCCAAATtaaagattgcaaataatcccgaacaaaataaaatcctaaagatcctaacgaatccaaaaatccaatcggacccGATTCATCTCGGTTGAGGTTGCCCGAAGGGTCAATCCGGTTCAACAacatcaattctgcatcaactcccccgatgttgagaaaaactcgtccacgactTTTAAAGAATGACAACAATGAAAACTCATGAACGGAGGTGAATTGCTCGTTGTTTGCATCACGAACAAAATCCATGATGTGAAGCTTTGGAGGTATATTCAAGTCAAAAAAATCATGAGGAAGAACAAATTCATGATGGTGAACAAGTGGCACTGTATTGATGTCCTCCACTACTTGATCcacaattttctctctttctgttgTCATCACCTGTTCCACAATAGGACGATCTTCCACTTGTGTTGATGCCTCTGGTTCAACTTGTAGTTGTACTAGGGGTATCACTTTCTCTGACTTTACCAATCCATGAAGATCAAATTTTTGACCCATGTGGTAAGCCTGGAGGGTGCACATATTGTTGTCACGATCAAGAATACCGTCTCGTTGTTCCAACCAACCGcgacccaatttaatgatgcgcTGAGGAGaatcaaacacttcacaaaaagcaccaTTATAATAAGGAGGAACCGAGGAACAAAGAATTCAACAAATACATTATCCTCCAACTCAAAAAAAATCTGACTGGTCTCTTATAACATGTCTAGCACAGATCTGGAGAAAAATTTTTCATTTAGTTGctcatcaattaacaatttagCAGACTTTCCATTGGGCAAACGAACTTTGAATCTGAACACAAAGGAATCCATGACCAATCTTGTGTTCAGAATTGCTATGGGCCTCACAAAGATAAGACACCAACTCCAATAATCAAGTGtgggcagaattgtaaatatggaggttcacttttttttttttttcttttcaaggatggcagaattgtaaataactgAAGTCCAATTGTCAGTCAAAGATATACCATCCAAAGGGGTAGACTTGGAAAAATGAACTAAATAAGGACAAAGTGGTATATGGAACTTCAAAAGGGTATTATGGGAAAATGCGGAAAAAAAGGATTAAAACACAACTCACGATTGAAGAATAGGCTTCAACCGTCAAACTCACCAGAACCAGAAGTAGTCGTCACAATTTCAAGCGAAGATTCTCACTATTTAGGTCTTGGATTGTTCTGAAACTGCAGGCAAAGGTTGTAACTCAATATTCTCTCGATTCCGATAGATAGGAGACCTGAAAATAGCAACTAAAAGAGAACCTCTGTcctgcaactcagatctggCAGTATAGTGAAATCAGATGTGAAGTTCTTGTTGGAACTTCCACTAGAGGTCAAATATGGGCTCAAAACTGTGCAAGGTGGGTCGTTTTTATGAGGGGAGTGAACCCTTAAAATCTTCAACTATTTCGAGGAGATTCAGAAGAAATCAACGCCAACAACTAGGGTTGCAAGTATGATAGGAAAACAGAGTACTGTGGGAAAAAAACCTTCATGGAGCCTCAAGGGTAGGACAAAtagtagagaagaagaagaggtcgAACCCATGGTTGCTGTGAGCTGCATGCCTTCTTCGTCTACTCTCATctgatcttcttctcttttggggtttttttttttttttttaattgttgttCCCAATGTCTGTAGAAACCAGAactgagaaggggaagaagatagggaaggaaaagagaacgaaggagatgtatccttcggctctgataccacttgatggagggccttagggaagaaaatgaagaaaacccTGAATGAACTTAGAGTTGTacggaagaagagaagaatcacacaaagggggaggggggagaggggagaagGTCTCACGACCAAGCAAACCacaaggtttcaaccaattaattaattcatcatcCAAAATCTGTCCAattacttgggttacatgcctttatataataaactgaaattaaacttgcctaataaaatctaaaattaaattaccAACTCCTAATctgcttcctaaattctaactaatgaaattagaaacaaaataaaacttaaattggtaactccctaattgactattaactacccaaattaaagattgcaaataatcccgaacaaaataaaatcctaaagatcctaatgaatccaaaaatccaatcggacccGGTTCATCTCGGTTGAGGTTGCCCGAAGGGTCAATCCGGTTCAACAACATCAATTCTGCATCACTAACTGAACCCTACCTCTACATTAGCTAGTGGTAGAGAGTCCTCCATCATTTGGAACCAGTCTCTGTCAAATAGTCAAATTGTACACCACTCACACAAGTTTGTTACCAACTTAATTGTACTCAATTCAAGAATTCGTGCACCAGCTGCTTTGGGACAGCTACAGAAGTAATGTAGGGCAGGTTAATGATGTTCTAACAATCTAACCTACAGTAGGATCATAGGTGCTGACTAACAGTAGCCTAAACAAGTGGTTCCAGCAAGAATACCAGCAACAGAGAATGACAGTAAACCTTAACAGCAAGTGAATGAATGGAACCTATAAAACACTCAAGTACTCAACAAGTTTGACTAATTACAGAGACACAAAGACCAGACCAAAACTGGTCTGTCGACTGATATATCAAAGGTACCAATAACCAGAAAATAAGTCACAGATTCAGTAACGTCCACACCTCAGATGGAGATTCCAATCGTAGGTTGGTCTTATTTGGTTGAGGAACTCCTCAAAATTTCAGGCCACATTGTTGGTTGAATGTAGAGGAATCATACCAGCTCAGAATTAGAAAGTAACGCCATAAAATAGTAACTCACAGACATCAACCACTCCAGCCTTGGGATTAGCCTTAAACCACCAATGAAGGTCTATGGCAAGATGTTCTAATGCTGAAACCTTGTAAGgcttctcttcttgctttccTGCCAGCACTTGGTGGTCGGAAGTAGAGTAGTCTTCAATGTTCTAGCAACCAGTCCAGCAGCAACAATAGGGTTCGATGGTCACTCAGAGGCTGAATATTTCACAGgatacaaaatagaaacaagaaatTAAAGGGTAGGGATAGATGGTTCTAGCCTCTCACTCTCACCTCACACTACTTCTCACAGCAACCATGGCTAAACAACCGAGCTTTTTCATTCATCTAAATCATTCCTGGAGCTCTAAGGCTCTCTTACAAATATTAGTGTTTAATGGCAATAACacaaaaaggaaaggaagtgTCCCACGCATGGTGTGGATTACCTTGTACAATAAGCTAttcaaataaagaaagaaatgacTTAATCTAATTATTAACTGAAATCTTATTAACGCTAAATCTAATTAGtaactgaaaaataaaatctaccTAATATCTCttaaaacagaaagaaaaactaaagaTCTCAATGGTAGCTCTCCTCCTCTACGCAAGTCCACCTATTGTACACCAAAGTGTTCCCCACGAAAGGCTATTGGGTCCCACCAAATATTCTTCCTAATCTCTCCCTTGCAAGCTGGCTAAAGGTCCATGTGTGATAgatcaccttgttgatctctctAGAGACTAGAGGTAGAGATTTTCATGACATTATATTCTTCGAAATGGTAATGAGAATGCCAAACATTTGCCAAAACTGGTCTGAAAAGGAAGTGCTGTATAAAGAGCAGTACTTGATGGAGTTGCATGCAGGATTATATAGGGACTTCTTTTCCATCTATTACTTATTCTTATTTCTTGTTTAGCAACCAATAGGAATGAGTAGGGAGTTAGTTTCAAACTCTACCTCTGTTTCAGAGTTTGTTTAGGggttctttcctttctcttttatataAGACTGTAACCCATGATGGGATTGAATAAGAAATCTTCGATTTCTTCCCTATCTAGTGAGTTTCTCCCTTTTCTACTTtccccttccttccttccttccttccttcttcctgtTTTCAGCTATAGTACCCTGTTCTAGCATTAACTGGGTTCAGTCCGAAGGAGCATcgatctccttccttctctcctttctcGTTTTTAGATTGTAACCCACGATGGGATTGAACAAGAAATATTGgatctctgtgtgtgtgtgtgtgtgtgtggttcaATTCCTTCTCTATCTggttctttcctttctctcttttccggTTTCCTCCCTTCCTTCCTTCTACCTGTTTTCCTGCTTCAGTACCCTGTTCTAGCATTAACTGGGTTCAGTCCTAAGGAGCATCGACCTCCTTCATTCCTTCCTTGTTCTCCCTCTGGATTTGAGCGTGAATTTCCCTACCTGAGGTGACTCTAGCTGTAGTGCCTTGGCTGCTGAAACCATCCCTGTTGAAAGAAGCTTCTCAAAAACCCAACTGTGAACTGCAACTACTGCTATCTCCATCACGAATTTATGATTAATGGTTGCTGTTTGGGTTTATTATCAGTTGGAACTCAGAGGGTAGGGGTTAGTGAAACTTATTCTAAAGTTTCATGGGCTTAGGGGTCTTCCATGAAGTGCTGGTTTGATCCACCACTGTTCTATATGGTTAtcaagaggttgaagaagaggctAAGTCCTCATAATTTCATTTTAAGGCCCTCCTCTGATGTCTCTCCATAACCCTTGACTCATAATCTTTCATTCAATTTTCCAATCTCTACATCACTTTCCAGAATATCCTCTCCTCTTTAAAGTTAATAATGGATTTGTCCATACTCGAACCTAGGCAACTGACTAGCTGGCAGAGCCAAATTACACAAGTCAAGCATCTAACttgggtggggggagggagTTAGGTATCCACAAGCATAGTGTGTGTATGtaccttcttccccttctctctttgCAATAAAATTTCAGCTTTCCCtctccgagagagagagagagagagggatttcAACTTCTAAGAAAAGGTTAGACAGATTGTGTTCAATTGGGATCATTGTAATTCTGTCCATGTGGGTTGGTGTTCTAATAACTCTATCTTCCCTACGCTAGAACACTTCAGAAACAATTACTATTGCATGTGGTGACTGCCAAAAGAAAGCAATACGTACCTTGGGGAGACGTTCTGGATTCGGAAATCGTAGGTTCTGTCCATGGAGCATTTGACGTTGAGTCATAAGCatgtttttctccttcaacAGCACATACCATAGCTTGTTAAGATCATCCCAAGACTTAAGACGCAATTCAGAAGCCTTCCAACTGCGACCTGAACAAGATAGGCTTATAAAAAAGAGGCTTGGAAGTCTATTTCTATGATTTATGAAAGTATGAGTTGTTGACTCCAGATTCAGATGTACATTGCACATAATGAATCATGTAATGCATGGAAGGAAATTTCCCATTGTAAGAATATCCCTGGATGTTCAGCCAGAAATATTGACAGCATTTTCACACCTCAAATCAGAGGCATGCCCCTAATCAGCACGTTACATAATTTGAAGGGGACAAAAAGGCACAAGAAATTAAAAACCCATCATGTCTTCCACCACTCAACTCCAAAGTCAAACAAAGGTTTAAGTTAAACCAATATGCAGCACTATaacacaaagaaaaaaatttttacTATTCGACAAACGAATAAACTCTCTGTTTCACATTTGTGATTGGAATGGAAACCCAAATCAATTTAAGTTTAAGCTTTACTAGCATTAAATATACCGAAAGGAATGGAACCAAATCAATTTATGATTTAAATATAGAATTAACATGTAGCGAATAGAAGAAATTGTACCATAGACAACAGGTTTTTCATCATCTTGATTTCTATCTGCCTCAAAGAACTCCTCCAACGGATTATATGATGTCCtagcagaagaagaagctgcAGCAGAAGCTTCCAACTTGACTGCACCACCTGCAGCAGAAGCTTCTGACTTGGCTGCAGCAAGGAGTGTCCTTCCCAAAAACCTTGCTGTAAACATGCTGATGACAAGGTTCCTCTACAAACTTTTCATGAAGTAAGCAAATTATCAAACTTTTTTCCACTTTAACTTCAGAAGATTACATGAAAGGAGAATCCTATAATAAGCATTCCAACATTAAGAACTCTACTTACTGTTTAATCCAAGCAGGAAAAAGTCATAGAGATAAACCAAAAAGGAAGCTGAATCAtgcaaaatttaaattaaaatcaaatatatCATTCAATACTCTCAAATTATGAATTCAACACCAAGCAAGCTGGAACCAAAACATATCCAAACTTCAGCAGTTGCCACAAAATTGTCCTTTTATTGCACAGTTTATCACTAGGAATGcagattagagaaaaaaatttccaactTAAGGTCTTATACTATGTAATCAATAAAGCCATCCTAGCTTTTGCCATTGATCTCAGGAAGTTTGACAATATTGTTCTTTCACAAGTCAAGCATGGGTTACAAATGTAGCTTGAAAATTCCATCCCCGTTGATGAGATTGAGAGAAGACTATAAATGTTGTAACTTATTGATAACAAAATGTATAAGGAGTCACTGAAAGCTGTTCGGCAGAAAGCCCAAGAGAAGATAAACACGTGATATTCAAATAAATGAAGCTGTTggagcaggaaaaaaaaaacatgacgAACGTAACTGACTCAATGGGTCACATTAAATCAAGGGAAAAAGTTCtgtgaatttatttatttcatgaCAGTAACCATAAGAATCCGTGAAGGGTTTTGGTTCGGCATTGAAATGAAGGTTgcaattagaagaaaagaaggtttTCAGTATACTCGTATAAAATGAGAGATTACTACCtgtatacctgcatctaatgtcCCTTCCCCTCtgttctctctcattctctgtTATCGTCTACGTTATTTGATTTGCAGAAATGGCGGAACAATTTGTTTCGCCATTATCCATTTGTCGGTCTTTTTATCATTACATGGCAGACATTACAACCCTCCGGTTTCTGCTCTGGGGTTTATATTTCATGTTTCTGAGAGAAAAACTACAGCAATGCAACAAATATATGGTGGAAGAAGACTTGCCATCTCAGAAATTACCTACACAGAAGATAACCAGAAGCAGCAAAGCCTTAAAATGGTGGAAGACGAACAGGAACTGTCTACGGACGTCGTCTCTGGCAACCTAGCTTGAGTTCTTGATCGATTGTGAATGTGACCTTGTGGATTTCGGCCTGTATAATTAAGTAGAGTTGCAGCAAGCTTCTCCCAGTCTTCTGATCTGCCGCTGGATCCGAATCCGGATCAGATCGGATCGGATTGGGagaaatggggtttttccctttttcttttttttttagaataaattCATTtcttacccttaaaaaacggatacgcctATAATAAGgctgtttaaactttaaaacgtATTTTTTTTTGCCGTTTCCGTGTTTTCCCGTATTACTCCCATATTGCTCCTTAGCATACAGTAAAATGCGTTTTAAACGATGACAAGCAACACCAGAATTTTAAACTCGGTTTTGCTAAtgaccccaccccaccccaccccacccatcCTTCCATGATCCCAACAAAAAGAAGTTTCAGTACTGAATTTGATAGGGAACCAAATCCTCCCTTATGCGCATCTGACATACGTTGATGCAACTAGCTGTTAGAGGCTCATTGGCACACTAGAGAGGATTTGGGTCCATTTGATAGACTAGTCGGCACTGATCCAGTTGATAGAATTAGTAAATTAATCCAGAGAAGGATTGGTGGTGGCCCATGTGGTCTATGATATATGCTATGATATGATACTTAGATTTAAATCCTTGCCTTGAAGTGATTTCAAAGCGAAATACCATTTTTGTGACTCATGCATTATGTAGAGATGATTAAGCCACTTCAATCATTGGATAGATGACATACTACCTAATTTTAATTTCCATGATcttccatttattagaatttaggATCATGCAAGGATGCATCCCCTAAGAGGCTATCTAGAAAGCTCTTCTTATGtccaactttatttttcttaatttttcatttgGGAGAGGGCCAGGCACACTGTTAGTTTTCTTGGAGCTCATGGCTCATGGCTcaagggaaaaagggaaaaagggaaaaagggaaaaagggaaaaggggggggggggtggaatgagatgcaagaggcaTGGGGATCATTTTGAAAATGAGGAGAGAGCGACACAGGCTAGGCACCCCAACAATGTGCCcgacattttttccttttatttatttgaatttagGATCATGGCAAATCCTTCTTTGATTTTGGTGTTTCGCGATGGCAGTGTTTTGCTTAGCTTCTCCATTAAACTCTCTCTCCAACTTCAACCTTCTTAATTTATTCTTTCAATAACTCTTAATCTTTTACGCctacttgttttgtaattatCATCTTAATCTAGTAAATGTAGAAAATGTCCCTTAATAATAATCCAATATGTTAAAACTGAAAGTTACAACGTTtcaattacaaaagtttccaaattaatttttaaactaATTTCTCTTCTCTTAATCTTCCTCTTACTTGGCAGCTTATAGAGACACAAGGAGAGATCTTCATTTGATAAACTCTAAATATAAAAACACTTTCCACAAAGAAAGCCTTAAGATCAATTTCTTGTTGATCCTAATTCCAAAAGTACAAACTATATAATATGATTTatataatcataaaaaaataaaatgtctcAAATGAATTGGTTCAATCTCAATGCTATATGGTACCTGAATATCTCTTCTTGCAGATAATTCAGAATGTTCAATTTCTTTGTGGTAAGGAGTTACAAGATATCAATAATGAAttgatcctctctctctttcttgattttaaTCATCACAAATTTTTAAGCCAGTAATGCTACAGTAATGCTACAATAAAGAATAAAGAGATATATAATTATTCTtcattgtctctctctctctccccgggTCACTTCTAGATCTAAACAAGAGCCTCAATTGACAGTGAGGACTCTCCCAAATACTCTGACCTCAACTGCATCAGCAGCCTGCCTAAATAATTTAGGCCTTCTCCTTCCCGGCCACCACCCCAGAAGAGATCGTGCGGTGAAGCTTCAACAAGAACTGAACCCACAGTTGATAGCAGCAAAGAATTCAGGTGAGGATAGATGGAAAACTTGCATTTCAGGGCCCTGTACATTACATCAATTTTTACAGTTTTCCAATCAGATCTCACCTGCATGGAAGCATGGAGAAAATGAAACAATTACAATGTGTCAGTAAGGAAAGGAATCTAAAGTGTGTTTCTCTAGTTggtaacaaatttttttcttctctttggatgGGGCTGGGGTATGAAAAAAGTACTTATTCAGTTGGAAAAAATCATTAGTCTCAAAATAACTTCAATAAACTAATATCTTGGACAGAGATCATATGTTCCTCAAAAAATGCTGCGACAATGACATGCAAGTTTTGTTTTATGtgtaaaacaaaaatcaaatcaacttTTTCTTaattaccttttttctttttaatataggAAACAAGAAGTTACATAAAGCAATTAGCCAGTTAATAAAAGGTGAATACAAAGTTAACAAGAGCTAGAAGT from Macadamia integrifolia cultivar HAES 741 chromosome 11, SCU_Mint_v3, whole genome shotgun sequence encodes the following:
- the LOC122092619 gene encoding 39S ribosomal protein L47, mitochondrial-like codes for the protein MFTARFLGRTLLAAAKSEASAAGGAVKLEASAAASSSARTSYNPLEEFFEADRNQDDEKPVVYGRSWKASELRLKSWDDLNKLWYVLLKEKNMLMTQRQMLHGQNLRFPNPERLPKVRKSMCRIKHVLTERAIEDPDPRRSAEMKRMINAL